The Pirellulales bacterium genomic sequence TGCTGACGGCCCGACAAGTTCTGTATCGCTTTGCCTCGATTAGTTTTCTCGACCCCAAGGCGGGCGCTTGGGAGATGTTGCGCTCGATGAGTGGCGATCGTCTGCTGCAAGAAGCCGCGCAGGTTGTCCGCGACGAATGCGGCGCATCGCCGACCGAATTGGGCCGCGGCGAGCTGGCCTTGGACGAATTGCGGCCCGATCTGGTGTTGCGTCGCTTGCCCGCAGCGCACGATGAACTGAACGAACAGTACGAAGCGACGTTCGGATTATTGGTGTCGAGCACTTGCCCGCCGTATGAAACGGAGTATGTCAACTCCAAATTGGTATTCCAGCGATCCAACGCTTTGGGCGATATCGCGGGTTTCTATCGCGCTTTCCAACTCGAGCCGTCGCGCGAACTGCCGGAACGCCACGACCATATCGTTCTGGAGTTGGAGTTCATGGCCTATGTCATCGGCCTGGAAATAGCCGCCGCGAATCATTGCGCCGCGGAGTGGCACGAGCGGCGAGAAATTTGCCACAGCGCCCAGCAGCGGTTCTTGGCAGAACACTTGGCATGGTGGACGCCGGCTTTTGGATATATCCTCGGTCGGCAGAATGCGGATGGTTTTTATGCGGCGGCTGGCCGCTTTTTGGCCGCGCTCATTCCCGCCGATCGCGCCTTGCTGGAGGTTCCGCTGCCGGTCGTTGGCGAAGTAACTCCCACCTCGATCGATCGACCCGATGAATGCGAAGGGTGCCCCGTGGGCGCCTGACGGCGGAAGACCATTCGCCGCGCGTGGATGATCGATCTCCCGACATCGCCCTTCAACCTGTCAGGACCAACGCCGCAATCGGCAAGCAACGGAAAGGAAGTGTGCCAGTACAAGGGGCTCCCTAGATTTCAAAAGCGAGCGTTGATGAAGACGACGCAGATCAGCCGACGACGATTTGTGAAGAAGTCAGCCGCCACGATTGCGGCAGTTGGTGCGCCGACCTTCATTCCCTCATACGTCTTGGGTCAGCACAGCCCAAGTAATACGTTGCAAATCGGCGCGATTGGCACGGGGCGAATGGGGCACGGCGACATGCGGGCATGTTTGGAGCAGGGGCTGCATCGCTCCGCGAGTGCGCGAATCGTTGCCGTCTGCGACGTCGATCGCCACCGGGCGGAGCATGCGAGCCGAGCGGCTAGGCGATTCTATGCCGAGCGGCAGCCAGATCGCCGTGAGCCAGCAATAGGAATCTTTGGCGACTATCGCGAACTCCTCGCTCGGGACGATATCGACGGCGTACTCATATCAACGCCCGATCATTGGCACGCGATCATCGCGGTAGCCGCGGCGGAAGCGCGTAAAGACGCGTATGTGCAGAAACCCCTCACCTACACCATTGCCGAGGGGCAGAAGCTGGTCACGGCCGTTCGCCAAAACAACGTGATCCTGCAGACCGGATCCCAACAGCGTTCGACGAACAACTTCCGCCGCGCCTGTGAGCTGGTCCGCAATGGCCGTATCGGAAAGCTGCACACCATTCGCGTGTTGTTGCCGGCCGACTCGGGTGTCGGCGACGGCACTCCCATGAAAGTGCCGAAGCATCTCGACTATGAGATGTGGCTGGGACCGACGCCTCACGCGCCTTATGCGGAGCACCGCGTGCATCCGCACGATGGTTTCAGCCGACCTGGCTGGTTGCAAATCGAGCCTTATTGTCGTGGTATGATCACCGGCTGGGGCTCGCACATGTTCGACATTGCGCAATGGGCACATGGGTCGGACGATTCTGGCCCGATCGAGATGGCCGCCACGGCCGAGTTCCCCGACCGCGGCCTATTCAACGTCCATACGAAGTTTCACGCGGAAGGTCGGTACGCCGATGGAGTAAAATTACTGGCGGAAACTGGCACGCCCGCAGGCGTGACCTTTGAAGGCGACCAAGGCACGATTTCCATTGGGCGCGGACATTTCACGGCTGAGCCCAAAGACATCCTCCGCGACACACAACACGAGGGCGAGATCCACCTCTACAAAAGCGACAACCACATGTTGAATTTTCTGCAATGCATGAGGACACGCGTCGAGCCGATCTGCCCTGTCGAAGTCGGCCACCGTTCCAACAGCATCTGTGTGATCGCACATTTAGCGATGAAGCTGGGACGCAAGCTGCGTTGGAATCCTCAGATAGAGCGTTTCCTCGATGATGACGCCGCCAATGTTTTGCTCGATTATGTTCACCGCCCGCCATGGACCATTT encodes the following:
- a CDS encoding molecular chaperone TorD family protein, yielding MPTIKTEPLQRLDLALLTARQVLYRFASISFLDPKAGAWEMLRSMSGDRLLQEAAQVVRDECGASPTELGRGELALDELRPDLVLRRLPAAHDELNEQYEATFGLLVSSTCPPYETEYVNSKLVFQRSNALGDIAGFYRAFQLEPSRELPERHDHIVLELEFMAYVIGLEIAAANHCAAEWHERREICHSAQQRFLAEHLAWWTPAFGYILGRQNADGFYAAAGRFLAALIPADRALLEVPLPVVGEVTPTSIDRPDECEGCPVGA
- a CDS encoding Gfo/Idh/MocA family oxidoreductase; the encoded protein is MKTTQISRRRFVKKSAATIAAVGAPTFIPSYVLGQHSPSNTLQIGAIGTGRMGHGDMRACLEQGLHRSASARIVAVCDVDRHRAEHASRAARRFYAERQPDRREPAIGIFGDYRELLARDDIDGVLISTPDHWHAIIAVAAAEARKDAYVQKPLTYTIAEGQKLVTAVRQNNVILQTGSQQRSTNNFRRACELVRNGRIGKLHTIRVLLPADSGVGDGTPMKVPKHLDYEMWLGPTPHAPYAEHRVHPHDGFSRPGWLQIEPYCRGMITGWGSHMFDIAQWAHGSDDSGPIEMAATAEFPDRGLFNVHTKFHAEGRYADGVKLLAETGTPAGVTFEGDQGTISIGRGHFTAEPKDILRDTQHEGEIHLYKSDNHMLNFLQCMRTRVEPICPVEVGHRSNSICVIAHLAMKLGRKLRWNPQIERFLDDDAANVLLDYVHRPPWTI